attagacacaaaatgacaaacaacacccaaaacgacaaaaacaagagacaaaatgacaaaaatgagacaaaaaattacaaaaacaatacgtagaatgaaaaaaatgacaaagtgacaaaaacaagacacaaaatcacaaaaatgagacagaaaacttcAAAAGcgacacagaaaatgacaaaaatgagagaaaatgacaaatgtcaGGCAGAAAATGACGAcgacgagacacaaaacgacaaaaattccCAAAGAACCAGGTCGTGTTTGGGGCTACTTATGAAAACAGTCTtattccatcagctggaaaactctttcctgcctccaatgactggattttccaacaagacacgGTCAGTTAAAgtctggatggagaaccagaacactggaaccatgccttggctgctcaatcaccagatctaaatccaactgaaaacctgtggaaaatcagcAAATGCTAAATGGAGAACtacaaacccaaaaacaaagcagattagttagaattagtgcaacaggaatgggctgctgtgatcagaagctggtggagagcatgaagagacaTCAGGAACAATGGTTAtggatcagtactaactcctgtgtggatcatgggactaaaacagacagaaaagaaaacatggaatcctaaaagctgtttttgacaGAACAATGCCACAGCTATCGGTGAAAGAACTTAAGTGATTCTGGCTATTATCAAGAAAATCAAGGAAAACGTCtcgatatcagctctgaaattcaACCATTATGAGCTATTTTCTGTCGATATCATTATATTTGTACCAtgagttgtaccaggcattaaaatgaacaagaaactgaagaaaacaagtgtGGTGTGACGAGTCTTTCCAATACTTTACACACTGTGACTTATCAGTGAAGGATACACATGCCGACCACAAACGCTCCGATAGCCAGGCCGGTCAGCCGGTTCCTTCTGCGGAGCCTCGCTGCGTTCTGCTTCCAGTAATCCAGCTCCTGTCGGCGGCCGCGGAGCTGCTTCTCTGCCGCCGTTAGTGAAGCTTCAGCTGCTCCTTCTGCTCCTTTCTCCGCCATGTTTGTTTAGATAACCAGCTGCTGGGAGGTCACAAGACCCGGAAGCGGTCTCCTTTCAGAATACATGTCACGAATATACCGCCTCCTGTCGGTCGGAGTGTGAACAACAGCACACGATAAAGATCACCGGATATTGACGAGATTTCAAAAATATATCCACCAATTTAAAGTAAATTACATGAATAATTCTCAGAATGATGGAAGGTCTTTCAA
This genomic interval from Acanthochromis polyacanthus isolate Apoly-LR-REF ecotype Palm Island chromosome 2, KAUST_Apoly_ChrSc, whole genome shotgun sequence contains the following:
- the LOC110957414 gene encoding cytochrome c oxidase assembly factor 3 homolog, mitochondrial, with protein sequence MAEKGAEGAAEASLTAAEKQLRGRRQELDYWKQNAARLRRRNRLTGLAIGAFVVGMFSYTILSVKQERILDELDDEAKIHIIRGPRTGTNS